The sequence below is a genomic window from Citricoccus muralis.
TGCCCAGAGGACCAGGTCAGAGAACGCCAAATCGGCGATCATCTGCCAGTCATGGGTGAGCCGGCGCAGGTGCTCCTCGGTGTCTTCGCTCATCGCGACGGGAAAGACCATGCACGGATCTTACCGCTCATTGCACCAAGCTTCGCAGTCGACGCAACATCACGGTCAATGCAGCAAGGTCGGTCTTACCGGTCTTCTCATCAGGGGTGAGCTGGTCATGCACCCCGTCCAGGAAGGTGCGCAGTCGCTCGATCCTGGTTTCGTTCTGGGTGTGCCAGCGACCCAGCAGATCCTCTGTGCTGAGGCCTTCCTCGTTATGACTGAGCACCGACTCGGTCACCTGGATCATCCAGATGTAGAAGTCGTCACGCATTGCCCCGCGTGCCAGTGCCTGCCACCGGGTGCGGCGCGGCAGGAAGGTGATGAAGTCGAGCAGCTCATCTGCGCTGAATTCGTCGTAAAGCCGGAAGTAGACTTCCGCCACCCGCACCGGGTCCAGGTCCTGGCGACGGGCCAGGGTCACGATATCCAGTAGCGCGTAGGTTTCGAAGGCCATCGCGCGCACCGCGGCGATCCCCTCAGGGAAGCCCGCACGCAGGTTGTTCTCCTTCCACAGCGTGTAACGCTCGTCGACCTCGCCGACAAATATTCCTGGCAGGAGGGCGGCCAGGCGCTGCACCGGCACGGCAAGATCCCCGATCTGGTCCTCGAGGGTCTCGTCAATCCCGCGATGCAGGATCATCCACCGCACGGCACGGTCCAGCAGTCGGCGCAGTTCCTGGTAGGCCAGGCTGCGCGTGGCCGGGTCGATGCCCACCGGGAGGTCTTGGAGCTGAGACATGTAGCGGTCCAGCCAGTAGATCTCCTTGGAGGCGATGTAGGCCTTGACGATCGCGGTGGTCTCCGCGCCGGTTTCTTCCTGGGCGCGGAACACGAAGGTGGTGCCGCCGACGTTGACGACGTCGTTGGCCACCATCGTGGCGATAATCTGACGCCGCAGCGGGTGCGCCTGAATCGCATCCACCCGCGAGCGCACACGGCGCGGGAAGTACTGGATCAGCACCTTGGCGAACCAAGGGTCGTCAATCAGGTCGGATTCCAGCAGCTGTTCGGTCAGGTTGATCTTGGTATAGGCCTGCAGCACCGACAGCTCGGGAGTGGTGAGCCCCTCCCCCTGCTGGACCCTCTGGTTGAGCTCCTCGGTGGTCGGGATCGATTCGATGCTGCGATCCAGCCCGGCGTTGGCTTCCAACCAGGAGGCGTGCCGGATGAAGCTGGGCATCCAATCCGACACCCGCGCCGAGTCGTTACGCAACAACACGTTCTGCGCCTTGTTGGTGGCCAGCACCAGCTGTGCAACGTTATCAGTCATGGAGCGCAGGGTTTCGGCACGCTCGTCGGGATCGAGACTGCCATCCTGGATCATCGCGTTGAGCAGGATCTTGATGTTCACCTCATGGTCTGAGGTGTCCACGCCGGCCGAGTTGTCGATGGCGTCAGTGTTGATTAGTACCCCGTTGCGCGCGGCTTCAATGCGGCCCAGCTGGGTGGCTCCCAAGTTGCCGCCTTCAACGACCACAGTTGCGCGCAGATCGGCACCGTTCACTCGGATCGCGTCATTGGCACGATCGCCCACGACGTCGTTGGACTCGCCGGTGGCCTTGATGTAGGTGCCGATGCCGCCGTTGTACAGCAGGTCGACGTCGGCGCTGAGCACCGCTTTGAGCAGCTGGGTCGGCGTCATGGTGGTGACGCTCTCGTCGAGGTCCAGCAGCTCCCGGATCTCCGGGGTGATGCCGACCGACTTGGCCGATCGGTCGAACACGCCGCCGCCGGTGCTGATCAGTGCGGGGTCGTAGTCGGACCACGACGAACGGGGCAGCGAGTACAGCCGCTCGCGTTCCTGGAAGGAGACCTCCGGGTCGGGGTTCGGGTCGATGAAGATGTGCAGATGGTTGAACGCTGCCACCAGGCGGGTGTGACGGGACCGGAGCATGCCGTTGCCGAACACGTCCCCCGACATGTCGCCGATGCCCACCGCGGTGAAGTCCTCGGTCTGCACATCATGACCGAAGGAGGCGAAATGGCTGCGTACGGACTCCCAGGCGCCACGGGCGGTGATGCCCATGCCCTTGTGGTCGTAGCCTTCGGAACCGCCCGAGGCGAAGCCGTCGCCGAGCCAGTGCCCGTATTCCTCAGAGATGGCGTTGGCAGTGTCCGAAAAGGAGGCGGTGCCTTTATCAGCGGCCACCACAAGGTAGGCGTCCGGTGCGTCGTGACGGATGATGCCTTCGCGGGTGATCGTTCGGGTCCCCTCGGCATCGACGACCTGGTTGTCAGTGACGTCGAGCAAACCGCGGATGAAGGTGCGGTAGGCGTCCTTGCCCGCTTCCATCCACGCCCCGCGATCCACCGAGGGGTCGGGCAACCGGTGCGCGTAGAACCCGCCCTTTGCGCCGGTCGGCACGATGACGGCGTTCTTGACCTGCTGGGTCTGGACGAGGCCGAGCACCTCGGTGCGGAAGTCCTCTCGACGATCGGACCAGCGCAGTCCGCCGCGAGCGACCGCGCCGAAGCGCAGATGGGTGCCGGAAACGTCTGGCGATTCCACCCAGATCTCGTGGGCTGGGCGAGGCGCCGGGGCGAACGGGATGCGCGAGGGAACGATCTTCAGCGACAGCCACTCGTGGTGCTGGTAGAAGTTCGTGCGGTCGGTGGCTCCCATGGCGGTGAGGTAGCCGCGCAGCACACGGTCGGCGTCCAGCGTCGGCACGGCGTCGAGTGCGACCAGGATGTCCTCGTTGACGGCGTCGAGCACCTGGTGGCGCAGCTCGGAGGCTTCACCCCCGTATTCGAAGTCATCGACCAAGGCTTCCGGCCGGCTGACGATCTCCGTATGCTCCGGGTCGAACCGCACCTGGAAGTACCGCACCAGGCCAGCGGTCACGTTAGGGTTGCGCAACAGTGTGTCCGCCATGAAATCCGGCGAGTGGGGCACGCCCAGCTGCCGCAGATAGTGTCCGTAGCCGCGCAGCATCGACACGGTACGCACGTCGAGTCCCTGGCGCAGCACCAGGCGGTTGAATGCGTCCGAGGCGGCGCGCCCCGTCATCGCCTCGGCCACCGATTCGGAGACCAGATTCGAAACGGGCCCGAGCTCGATATCGTCTGGTGTCAGCACACCGAGGTCGTAGAGGTGGAAGGTCCGGCCATCGGCCGGGGTGATCACGAAGGGACGCTCATCGGTGACGGTGAGTCCCAGGTTCTGGATCACGGGCAGAATCTCGGTCAGCGTACGGGGCGTATCCGAATAGATTTTCAGGCGCAGACGTTCGTCGTCCTCATCCGCATCCCGTACGGCTTTGTCTCCGGGCGGGGCGATGTAGACCGCCGGGGTGCCGTCGCCGGGCAGGGCGGTGAAACGGGAGATGTCCTCGAGCGCATCCTCCACCTCGTAACGGACTCGGTAGGCTGGCGGGAAGGCCTCGTCCCAGAGCTGGGCGGCGGCCACACCGGTGTCTTCGCCGAAGACCACCAGGGCCTGTTCGTCCACGCCTTCTTTCCACGAACGAACGGTGCTGACCAGCTTCTGCTCCAGCAGATCCGACTGCAGCGAACCGGACCGGTCCCAGTCGGAAGGCAACTGCACGCGGAAGAACAACCGTGCCAGCGACGATTCGGTGAGTCGCACCTGATATTCCACCGAGACACCGCCGAGCTCGTCGAGCAGCAGCGCTTCGATGCGGTGGCGCACCCCGGTGTTGTATCGGTCTCGCGGCAGGAACACCAGCGCCGTCAGAAAACGACCGTAGATGTCACGGCGCAGGAACAACCGGGTCCGTCGGCGCTCTTCGAGCTGTAGGATTTCCCGGGCCACGTCCCAGAGCTGTTCGGCGGTCATTTGGAACAGCTCGTCGCGGGGGTAGGTTTCGAGCAGGTTGGTCAGCTCGGAACCAGAGTGCGAGGTGCGCGAGAAACCGGCCAGATCGAAAACCTCGTCGACCTTCTCACGCAGCACGGGCACGTCCCGAATGGAGACGGTATAGGTAGAGGCGCTCCACAGCCCGATGAACCGACGCTCCCCCACCACACGACCGCGCTCGTCGTAGGTCTTGACCGCCACGTAGTCCATGTAGGCGTGGCGCTGGACACGCGAGCGGGAGTTAGTCTTGGTGATGATCAGCGGGGTCGGCTTCTCAATCTGGTTGCGACCTGACACGCTCAGCGGCGACGGCGACGCAGGCGGTCGGCCGCGCAGCACACCGAGACCGGTGCCTTCCACGGGGTGCAGCACCTGGTGGTTATCTCCGGTGCGCAGTACGTACTCGCGGTAGCCGATGAAAGTGAAGTTGCCGTTGCGCATCCACTCCAGCAGGTCGGCCGAGCGGTTGACCTGCAGCGCCTGCGACGGCGCATCGTGACGCAGCGTCTGAGCCGCACTCAGCGCGGCCGCCCGCATCTCTTCCCAGTCGCGCACGGAAGCGCGCACATCGGCCAGAGCCTGCGTGACGCCTTCTTCCAGTTCCGCGGCGGCCGCTTCGGACATTGGACCGGTGGTGTGGATGCTAATCCAGGATTCCACGCCCACTCGCACGTCGTCACCGCTCAAATAAGCACCGAGACCGGTCAGCGCGGCCGTATCGCCGGAGGCCACGGGACCCTGGGCCGGAATATCGAAGATGCCGACCAGTTCACCGGTGTCTTTCTGATGATGCGTCAGGAAGGTGGGGTGGGCGACCATGTGGATGGCGTACCCCTGCCGAGTCACCTCAGCGGCAACGGAATCCACCAGGAAGGGCATATCGGCTTGCACCACACGCAGCACTGCGGAGGTGGTGGCCCGATCCACACGCACCACCGGCTCCTCGCTGACGCGCCGTTGCGCCAGCTTGAGGTGATGTTCGACCGCTTCGAGCCGTCCTCGTTGACCGAGCTCTTCTTGATCGTTGTGCGAGACGTGGCGAAAATACGCCTGCGTGAGTTTTTCAATGGCGGGTCCGGACGTGGTCGACTCGGAGGCATGCTCGAGCGACCAGAGCGAGACGGTAGCAGTCATCTGAGTGCAATCTCTTTCATGGTGGTTTTGCGGAGCCCCATTGCTCCACGTCACTACCCTACCGATAGCCCGCCGCGTGTTGTAGTTCTCACCCCTGTTTGGTTCGGCTAAATCTGTTCACGATTCTGCTCACCGGGTTCATCGTCGCACGGGTGCTTCCACGACGACGCCGACGGCTGTCCCGTTGTTCGGATGACAACACCGACGCTGACCTGGACGCTGGCTCCGACTGAAGCCCTTCCGCACCGGCCCGCACTCTCGCGGCGACACCGGCGATCGCGATGCGGATGGATGATTTCGGGGAGGCTTCCGCCAGCACTTGGCCGCCGAACAGGGCGTTGGATACCGCTTTGGCGTCGTGGGGCAAGAACGCATGCACCTCGTACTGGGATCCGTAGCGGCTCCACACCGAACGGATCTGCGCCCGCGGACCCACACCGGAGGTGCTGGCGCTGACCTTGTTGATCACCGGATCGATGCGCACTGACTTCTCAGCGCTGACCAGGCGCTCCACGTCATCGAGGCCCTTGATCAGTCGGGGCAGACCCACGGGGTCCCCCGTCCCGATCGCCAGCACATGATCGGCTGCCGTCAGGGCGGTCAGCGTGGCCCCGTTGCGCTGCGGGGCGGGCACATCGAAGCTGAGCTCTTCGTCTTCTTCCAAGCCGAATCCGCAGTCCACCACGACGTGGCTCCACTGGTCGGTCGCACGGGACAACACCTGAGCCAGCGACGCCGCGCGCAACTCAGCCCAACGATCCGGACGAGTCAGCCCCGTCAGCACGTCGATCCTGGTCCCGGCCACTCGAATCGGAGAGGCCAACGATTTCAGCCTGGCCCCGCTGATGTCGGCGCGTTCTGCGGCACGGCAGGCCTGAGCGATACCGGCGGAATCATCGAGCAAACCCAGCATCGCAGCAACCGATGCGCCGTAGGTGTCGGCATCGATGAGGACGACGTCTTCACCTGCCAGCCCCAATTCCACCGCCAGGTTGATAGCAACGGTGGTGCGACCCGGCGAGCCGATCGGGCCCCATACGGCGGTCACGGTGCCAGGTGTCTGTCTCGGTTGCCCGGCGTCGCGATGAGTCGACGGGGTCCCTGCAGACTCACCGGCGTCGTCCTCGACAGTCCATGGCGCAGCATCGCCACCGGAATGTTCCGCGCCAGCCGGTTCTACAGTCTTGGATCGCCAACCCTGGTCACTTTCGCGGTGCTGCCGCACCACGTCAGAGAGCCACGCCACCAACTTCGACGGATCCAGGTCCGGGCTGGTGGCGGCAATGCCTAACGATTCGAGGCGCTCCCGTTCCGACGACACATCCGAAAGGACCGCCAACGCCGGTGAGCGACCGCCCGGTATCTGCACCGCTTCCAGAACGTTGCGACCCACATCATCGGTGTCACCAGCAACCAGCATAAGATCGACGATCCCCGACCGCCCCAAACTCATGAGTTCGGGTAGATCATCACAGCGGTGCGTGACCAAAACATTTCCACGAACTGATTCAATACTCGTCACATGGTCGAATCGCGGGTTGAACGTGGTGGCAACAGTTAGCGGTTTCATCCGTCTCCCCGTGTCAGGACGAGCCCAGTGAGGGAACGATGGTCATCCGCGCCCCATTCGCCTGTGCACCCAAAATTTCCGGCACTTCTTCAGGACCCAGCATCAAAGCGACGTTGCCCGTGACACCGGCTCCGAACGCGGTTGTCGATTCTGAGGTGCCCACGACTTCGGCAGAGACGGCCACCTGCTCGGGCTCGAAGAATCCGCGGCCGGTGTCATCTGGGAAAGCGACCCATAGGTCGACTCGGTCGCCGTTGCTGAGATGCTCCGGCACCACATCCGAGACTTGAACCGTGATCTGCTGACGTTCTTCGGGGTCGCGAACAGCAAGCCCACCGGCAGGCAGTAGTTCGCCCTGCCGTACGGTCGCCACAGCCGCCACATTGTCGGGCACCGGCTGATCGGCCGGCAGGTAGCCTTGCGACGAATCCCCCAGATTCGCTGACACCACGGTCAGGTGCTCGGCTTTGAGCGCGGTACCGGGGGTGATGTCCTGGGCGGCCGCCCAATACTCAACCCGAGAATCGGCCTGACGGACCAAAAGAACCACCGCTGCGACGGATACCATCACCAGCAGAACACCCACCAACAGTCGTGGATCTTTCCAGCCAGGTCGTCTCAGACGTGGAGCATCAGCGCGATCGGTCATCTCGACTCTCTCCTGGTCATTGGTCGTACCTTCAAACTGACATACTGTCGGAATGTCAGCGCGACGTACAGGCCTTCGTCTTCATGTTCAGTCACATTCTCAACTCCGCCGTGCACGCTTTCACCACTGTACGGCAAAGAGCATCAAATTGGGCCAAAACTGATCATTCTGTGGATAACCGGCCTCATTTATCTCCTCAGTGAACAGCCTGGTGGAAACTCGCCCTCGGACTTCACTCTTGTGAGAAACTGAGATGGATTATGATTCATCGACAGAGAAACGGACGGTCATCATGCCTCGCTTCTTGACGCTGACCGATGTTGCGGAAGAACTGCAGATTTCGGTGGCGCAGGTGCGCGCCCTCGTTCGCTCAGGCGAACTGGCGGCCATCCAGATCGGCGGTCGAGGGCAGTGGCGCGTCGAGACTGCCAAGCTGGAAGACTACATCCAGGGGCTCTACGCCTCTCAGGAAGTCAAGGTTAAAGAGCGCCAGCGCGCCGATTCCTGAGGACTACATCAGTCCATAGCCATCCGGTGCGCACGCACCGTCTGGACGGCCGCCATCGGGATGGCCCGGCGCAGTCTGCTGCCACGCCTGCCGCCTCCACTCAGTGATGCGGTGACTTCGATATAGTCCGCACCCACCAGGTCAATCCGCCCCTCCGCCAGCACGCACCCCGATACCGAGGTGACGGCGACGAGCTCGCGACGACGCGACAGCGAACGACAGGCCGCTGCAAAACTGGCCCCGACGCGAGGCTTTTCTTCGGGTGGAGCCGCCCTGCTCAGATCGGCATCGACCATTTCAATTGCGCGCGTGGTCACAATGAGACTTCCCGCACCGTCGTATCCACCCAGCCACTCTGGGGCGGCAGACTGCAGCATCATGGGCATCATTCCACCACCAGTCAGGCCCACGCGCACCTGAGTACCCACAGCGGCCTGAAGACGCTGCCCTAAAGCAATCTGCGCCCTGTCGCCGCGTGTGAGCTCGGCCGCCGTGGCTTCAATTTCCTGCCACCGTTGCGCCGCCAGCTCACCTTCCAGATCAGCGAACAATGCTTCCCATCTCATCGCACCAGACTAGCGCCTACCCGAACTAGTCTGCGCCTCCGTCAACATCGCAAAAATCATCAAACTACATCAAAATGCACACAACAGAGTTCTTTAGCATCTATTGACACCTAGTCGACATGATTGATAGAACATTGTCATTGCCGGACCATCGGAGACGAGGACACCATGACGACAGCAATCACGAAACCGACGGAGCGATCTCTCGAGGCTGCCAATGTTGCGCTCCTCGTGCTCACGGTCATCAGCGGACCTCTGCTGGTGTGGCTCGGCCTGCAAGGAAAATCCACACAGAGTGCCCTCGGCCAGGTAGAGCTGTTGGTCGCGGCCGGTTGCGTGGTCATCGGCATTTTGATCTGCCTCATCACACTGACCATGAGCCTCGGAGCCGTCCTCATGCTCGTTGGGCACCGCATCCAGTCACGCCGGTGGATGCGGTGGGGTTGGGCGATCAGCCCGTGGTTCCTGCGGCGACTGGCCGTCGGCGTTCTCGGGGTGCACCTCGTATCGGGCGGCGCCGCGTTCGCAACCGAATCCTCGTGGGAGGCACCGTCGCCGGCGTGGAGTCAGCACACGACGTCGGCTCTGACACACACCCACCCGACCGACGTGGCTCGGGCATCGGCATCGGACGGGGGATGGATGCCGGTGGCACCGGAGGTGGTGGTCACTTCCCCCGACCACCGCACCACGCACCTCGAGCACATCGTTGTCACCGGTGACAGCCTGTGGCGTATCGCGGCTGCAGAGCTCGGACCTTCGGCGACAGCCTATGAAATCGACCAACGTTGGCGGCAATGGTGGCAGGAGAACCGTCACAGCATCGGCGACAACCCCCACGTCCTGATTCCCGGAACGGTGTTGACCACTCCGGCTTGGACTCACTAATCACCTTGATCACAACCGCAGGAGCTTCCCATGTCTGCACCCAGCATTGACACCACGCACCCTGGTCCTCTTGACACCTTGAGCATGAGGGTGGTTCGAGCCAAGACGTTATTGGACATCGCGGCGCCGGTAAAACCGGAGTTCTTTGCTCCACACCCGTCACGGTGCCGGACCGCGCCGAGCACCGCCCCGGATTCTGATGGTTCCGCGTCGCTGAGCCCGGCGCAGATTCGGCGTCGGCTGAACCTTGTGCAATCAGCCGAGACCGAACGTGCGATTCATAAAGTGGTGCGTATCGTCGGCCTGGCTTGCATCGAGGCCGAGTTGGGGTTGCGCTCTGTCCACCAGTTATCGCGCTGGATGAACCTACCCACCTACGAAAAGATGAACCGCCGTAGCCAATTGGCACAGCGAATCCGTCCCGAGCATCAGGACCGGACCTCCACCCGGACCTTGTCGTCGCGACTGAATCGCATCGATGACAACATTTATGAAGCCAGCACCAGCGTGAAGGTCGGCGATCGGGTACGCGCCGCAGCGCTTCGCCTGGAACGTCACCGTACCGGCTGGAAAGTCACCGCCATCGAGTTGGGTTAGCGAGCCCGCTTCGCCTTCTTGGCTGCCGCCTTCTCTGAACGCTCGGCTGCCTTGCGCGCAGACTTCGACTGAGTGGTTCCGTTGGCTGCAG
It includes:
- a CDS encoding NAD-glutamate dehydrogenase, whose amino-acid sequence is MTATVSLWSLEHASESTTSGPAIEKLTQAYFRHVSHNDQEELGQRGRLEAVEHHLKLAQRRVSEEPVVRVDRATTSAVLRVVQADMPFLVDSVAAEVTRQGYAIHMVAHPTFLTHHQKDTGELVGIFDIPAQGPVASGDTAALTGLGAYLSGDDVRVGVESWISIHTTGPMSEAAAAELEEGVTQALADVRASVRDWEEMRAAALSAAQTLRHDAPSQALQVNRSADLLEWMRNGNFTFIGYREYVLRTGDNHQVLHPVEGTGLGVLRGRPPASPSPLSVSGRNQIEKPTPLIITKTNSRSRVQRHAYMDYVAVKTYDERGRVVGERRFIGLWSASTYTVSIRDVPVLREKVDEVFDLAGFSRTSHSGSELTNLLETYPRDELFQMTAEQLWDVAREILQLEERRRTRLFLRRDIYGRFLTALVFLPRDRYNTGVRHRIEALLLDELGGVSVEYQVRLTESSLARLFFRVQLPSDWDRSGSLQSDLLEQKLVSTVRSWKEGVDEQALVVFGEDTGVAAAQLWDEAFPPAYRVRYEVEDALEDISRFTALPGDGTPAVYIAPPGDKAVRDADEDDERLRLKIYSDTPRTLTEILPVIQNLGLTVTDERPFVITPADGRTFHLYDLGVLTPDDIELGPVSNLVSESVAEAMTGRAASDAFNRLVLRQGLDVRTVSMLRGYGHYLRQLGVPHSPDFMADTLLRNPNVTAGLVRYFQVRFDPEHTEIVSRPEALVDDFEYGGEASELRHQVLDAVNEDILVALDAVPTLDADRVLRGYLTAMGATDRTNFYQHHEWLSLKIVPSRIPFAPAPRPAHEIWVESPDVSGTHLRFGAVARGGLRWSDRREDFRTEVLGLVQTQQVKNAVIVPTGAKGGFYAHRLPDPSVDRGAWMEAGKDAYRTFIRGLLDVTDNQVVDAEGTRTITREGIIRHDAPDAYLVVAADKGTASFSDTANAISEEYGHWLGDGFASGGSEGYDHKGMGITARGAWESVRSHFASFGHDVQTEDFTAVGIGDMSGDVFGNGMLRSRHTRLVAAFNHLHIFIDPNPDPEVSFQERERLYSLPRSSWSDYDPALISTGGGVFDRSAKSVGITPEIRELLDLDESVTTMTPTQLLKAVLSADVDLLYNGGIGTYIKATGESNDVVGDRANDAIRVNGADLRATVVVEGGNLGATQLGRIEAARNGVLINTDAIDNSAGVDTSDHEVNIKILLNAMIQDGSLDPDERAETLRSMTDNVAQLVLATNKAQNVLLRNDSARVSDWMPSFIRHASWLEANAGLDRSIESIPTTEELNQRVQQGEGLTTPELSVLQAYTKINLTEQLLESDLIDDPWFAKVLIQYFPRRVRSRVDAIQAHPLRRQIIATMVANDVVNVGGTTFVFRAQEETGAETTAIVKAYIASKEIYWLDRYMSQLQDLPVGIDPATRSLAYQELRRLLDRAVRWMILHRGIDETLEDQIGDLAVPVQRLAALLPGIFVGEVDERYTLWKENNLRAGFPEGIAAVRAMAFETYALLDIVTLARRQDLDPVRVAEVYFRLYDEFSADELLDFITFLPRRTRWQALARGAMRDDFYIWMIQVTESVLSHNEEGLSTEDLLGRWHTQNETRIERLRTFLDGVHDQLTPDEKTGKTDLAALTVMLRRLRSLVQ
- a CDS encoding AAA family ATPase, giving the protein MSLGRSGIVDLMLVAGDTDDVGRNVLEAVQIPGGRSPALAVLSDVSSERERLESLGIAATSPDLDPSKLVAWLSDVVRQHRESDQGWRSKTVEPAGAEHSGGDAAPWTVEDDAGESAGTPSTHRDAGQPRQTPGTVTAVWGPIGSPGRTTVAINLAVELGLAGEDVVLIDADTYGASVAAMLGLLDDSAGIAQACRAAERADISGARLKSLASPIRVAGTRIDVLTGLTRPDRWAELRAASLAQVLSRATDQWSHVVVDCGFGLEEDEELSFDVPAPQRNGATLTALTAADHVLAIGTGDPVGLPRLIKGLDDVERLVSAEKSVRIDPVINKVSASTSGVGPRAQIRSVWSRYGSQYEVHAFLPHDAKAVSNALFGGQVLAEASPKSSIRIAIAGVAARVRAGAEGLQSEPASRSASVLSSEQRDSRRRRRGSTRATMNPVSRIVNRFSRTKQG
- a CDS encoding SAF domain-containing protein: MTDRADAPRLRRPGWKDPRLLVGVLLVMVSVAAVVLLVRQADSRVEYWAAAQDITPGTALKAEHLTVVSANLGDSSQGYLPADQPVPDNVAAVATVRQGELLPAGGLAVRDPEERQQITVQVSDVVPEHLSNGDRVDLWVAFPDDTGRGFFEPEQVAVSAEVVGTSESTTAFGAGVTGNVALMLGPEEVPEILGAQANGARMTIVPSLGSS
- a CDS encoding helix-turn-helix domain-containing protein, which encodes MPRFLTLTDVAEELQISVAQVRALVRSGELAAIQIGGRGQWRVETAKLEDYIQGLYASQEVKVKERQRADS
- a CDS encoding LysM peptidoglycan-binding domain-containing protein codes for the protein MTTAITKPTERSLEAANVALLVLTVISGPLLVWLGLQGKSTQSALGQVELLVAAGCVVIGILICLITLTMSLGAVLMLVGHRIQSRRWMRWGWAISPWFLRRLAVGVLGVHLVSGGAAFATESSWEAPSPAWSQHTTSALTHTHPTDVARASASDGGWMPVAPEVVVTSPDHRTTHLEHIVVTGDSLWRIAAAELGPSATAYEIDQRWRQWWQENRHSIGDNPHVLIPGTVLTTPAWTH
- a CDS encoding Rv3235 family protein encodes the protein MSAPSIDTTHPGPLDTLSMRVVRAKTLLDIAAPVKPEFFAPHPSRCRTAPSTAPDSDGSASLSPAQIRRRLNLVQSAETERAIHKVVRIVGLACIEAELGLRSVHQLSRWMNLPTYEKMNRRSQLAQRIRPEHQDRTSTRTLSSRLNRIDDNIYEASTSVKVGDRVRAAALRLERHRTGWKVTAIELG